Proteins encoded in a region of the Salvelinus namaycush isolate Seneca unplaced genomic scaffold, SaNama_1.0 Scaffold3143, whole genome shotgun sequence genome:
- the LOC120039969 gene encoding fin bud initiation factor-like — MASIPLVLLLLMSSSALYWAVYTGPLKPEMSNGTFHHFFVPDGDYEDNDDPEQCQMLFKFADRRACGVHHDDDSDSVVRDDFIIVKHQIEDAARLLESMGMSISHDLDGEDSYEKFLTGEITQISEAFTSVEKSLLELEVKFKQSQDNDLRGESQLNDYVLKPIYEVKDSLRETTDISLGLRDKHELLSLIVRSQGSRLRRLKTDYLNV; from the coding sequence ATGGCTTCTATTCCACTGGTGCTGCTACTTTTAATGTCTTCTTCGGCGCTTTACTGGGCAGTTTATACCGGACCGTTAAAACCGGAAATGTCCAACGGCACTTTTCATCACTTCTTCGTACCGGACGGTGATTATGAGGATAATGATGACCCCGAGCAATGTCAAATGCTTTTTAAATTCGCAGACCGGCGTGCGTGTGGTGTCCATCACGACGACGACAGCGATTCAGTGGTACGTGACGACTTTATCATCGTGAAGCACCAAATTGAAGACGCCGCAAGGTTGTTGGAAAGCATGGGCATGAGTATTTCACACGACCTGGACGGAGAGGATAGCTATGAGAAGTTTCTCACTGGGGAGATCACTCAGATCTCTGAGGCTTTTACAAGCGTGGAGAAATCTCTCCTGGAGTTGGAGGTGAAGTTCAAACAGAGTCAAGACAACGATCTGAGAGGGGAGAGCCAGCTCAATGACTACGTTCTGAAGCCTATCTATGAAGTTAAGGActcactgagggagacaacggaCATTTCATTGGGACTCAGAGATAAACATGAACTGTTGTCTCTCATTGTTCGCAGTCAAGGGTCAAGGTTGCGTCGCCTCAAGACAGATTATCTCAATGTATAG